One Gammaproteobacteria bacterium DNA window includes the following coding sequences:
- a CDS encoding acyl-CoA thioesterase, whose amino-acid sequence MKQILNDYPVVLEQQVRWGDEDSFQHVNNTVYFKYFEDARIAYFDKIDAMVNMGETKIGPILANARTDFRAALTYPDTISIGCRISDVHEKKFTMQYVVYSHKMDCIAAEGDGLIVFLDYAKRKSCAIPAAVVAKIKQLEQTAGQ is encoded by the coding sequence ATGAAACAAATTTTGAACGACTATCCGGTTGTGTTGGAACAGCAAGTGCGCTGGGGCGATGAAGACTCTTTTCAGCATGTCAACAACACCGTGTATTTCAAATATTTCGAAGACGCGCGAATTGCCTATTTTGATAAGATCGATGCCATGGTCAATATGGGTGAGACAAAAATCGGACCCATTCTTGCCAATGCGCGTACCGATTTCAGAGCGGCCTTAACCTATCCGGACACCATCAGTATTGGCTGTCGTATCAGCGATGTGCATGAAAAAAAGTTCACCATGCAATATGTGGTTTATAGTCACAAAATGGATTGCATTGCCGCCGAAGGCGATGGCCTGATCGTGTTTCTGGATTATGCCAAACGTAAAAGTTGTGCCATACCTGCCGCTGTCGTCGCCAAGATCAAGCAACTGGAACAAACCGCCGGACAATAA